In a genomic window of Periophthalmus magnuspinnatus isolate fPerMag1 chromosome 3, fPerMag1.2.pri, whole genome shotgun sequence:
- the elp4 gene encoding elongator complex protein 4 — MAAPVSGVGNPGVRSSSLNSTSFQKKTRSKLLSIPGTRPSVQNGQLLVSTGVTSLDFLLGGGLAVGAVLLIEEDYYDSYSRMILKYFLAEGVVCQHELFVASAQDSPNDILQELPSPIMDDVAIPKPVEQPRLSSEPQDSLDTMKIAWRYQNLPKVQSTLTSSSRFGHYYDVSKTMEAEIRQAAKCHCFNLPDHPQQTTPSYSPTLESYSALLKSLQEVIQKEGFAVTASSGKSRNILRIGLHSLGSSLWGDDLCCCDNPKHTHALTTFLYGLRALLRSSLAVAVVTVPSHLIQNRALMGRIAKLSDTAIALESFKGSERETNPLYKDYHDVLLSRQAGGYSAATP; from the exons ATGGCGGCCCCCGTGAGCGGTGTGGGTAATCCCGGAGTTAGATCTTCATCTTTAAATTCGAcgagttttcagaaaaaaacgaGGAGCAAGCTTCTTTCTATCCCCGGCACAAGACCTTCGGTTCAGAATGGACAGCTTTTAGTGTCGACTGGTGTCACTTCACTAGACTTTTTACTCG gtgGTGGTTTAGCCGTTGGAGCTGTACTACTTATTG aggAGGACTACTATGATAGCTACTCCCGAatgattttaaaatactttttggcTGAAGGAGTGGTGTGTCAACATGAGCTTTTCGTGGCATCAGCTCAGGATTCTCCAAACGACATATTACAG GAACTTCCATCTCCTATCATGGATGATGTTGCGATCCCTAAACCAGTGGAGCAACCCAGGCTGTCCTCTGAGCCTCAAGACAGTTTGGACACAATGAAGATTGCATGGCGCTATCAGAATCTTCCAAAAGTTCAG AGCACTCTTACATCATCATCTCGGTTTGGCCACTATTATGATGTCTCTAAGACAATGGAAGCAGAAATTCGCCAGGCAGCGAAGTGCCACTGCTTCAACCTGCCTGATCATCCCCAGCAGACAACACCATCCTACAG TCCAACGCTGGAGTCCTACTCGGCTTTGCTGAAGTCACTTCAAGAGGTCATTCAGAAGGAGGGCTTTGCAGTAACTGCCTCGTCG GGAAAGTCAAGAAACATCCTGCGCATTGGGCTTCACTCCCTTGGCTCATCTCTCTGGGGTGATGACCTGTGTTGCTGTGACAACCCGAAGCATACCCACGCCCTCACAACCTTTCTTTACGGTCTGCGGGCTTTGCTGAGGTCATCACTGGCTGTGGCTGTAGTTACTGTGCCTTCACATCTTATTCAG AACAGGGCTTTAATGGGCAGGATAGCCAAGCTGTCCGACACCGCCATTGCACTGGAGTCATTCAAAGGCTCTGAGAGGGAGACCAACCCACTCTATAAAGATTACCACG ACGTGCTCCTCAGTAGACAGGCCGGGGGGTATTCAGCTGCCACGCCGTag
- the immp1l gene encoding mitochondrial inner membrane protease subunit 1, translating into MFRGLLGKTLGFVGYTIQYGCIAHCAFEYIGEFVVCSGPSMEPTIVSHDIVFSERMSRHLYKIQKGDIVIAKSPYDPAMNICKRVIGLEGDKVSTRSDIFTSHTYVPKGHVWLEGDNLRNSTDSRSYGPIPYGLIRGRVCLKLWPPHTFGTLGENPNKQNVKSFKDSD; encoded by the exons ATGTTCCGGGGCCTTCTAGGGAAGACACTGGGCTTTGTAGGATACACTATACAGTATGGCTGCATTGCTCATTGCGCTTTTGAATACATTGGAGAATTTGTAGTG TGCTCTGGTCCCTCCATGGAGCCAACCATCGTCAGCCATGATATAGTGTTTTCAGAAAGAATGAGTCGTCAtctatacaaaatacaaaa GGGTGATATAGTTATTGCCAAAAGTCCATATGACCCAGCTATGAACATCTGCAAAAGAGTGATTGGTCTGGAAGGAGACAAGGTTTCCACTCGCTCTGACATCTTCACCTCACACACATAT GTTCCAAAAGGCCACGTATGGCTTGAAGGGGATAACCTTAGGAATTCTACAGACTCCAGAAGCTATGGCCCAATTCCCTACGGTTTAATTCGAGGACGGGTTTGCTTAAAG CTCTGGCCACCACATACCTTTGGAACCCTCGGagaaaacccaaacaaacagaatgtaaaaagCTTCAAAGATTCAGATTAA